Proteins encoded within one genomic window of Bacteroidota bacterium:
- a CDS encoding aminotransferase class I/II-fold pyridoxal phosphate-dependent enzyme yields the protein MDGDKSDIKAISELALRHDALLMVDEAHATGVFGENGAGLCHGLSVDLVMGTFGKALGSFGAYAACSERMYHYLVNRCGGFIYSTALPPSVIGAVDAALDIVPRMEEERKNLAENARFLRESLSSLGFSTGPSQSQIVPVIIGDEAETLSLSTHLSENGILAVAIRPPTVEKGKSRIRLSLCALHTRQMVENLVSVFASWKRP from the coding sequence ATGGACGGCGACAAAAGCGACATAAAGGCCATTTCCGAGCTGGCCCTTAGGCACGACGCGCTTTTGATGGTGGACGAGGCCCACGCCACCGGCGTTTTCGGCGAAAATGGCGCGGGCCTTTGCCACGGGCTTTCGGTGGACCTCGTGATGGGCACCTTCGGCAAGGCCCTTGGCTCCTTCGGAGCTTACGCGGCCTGCTCGGAGAGGATGTACCATTATCTGGTGAACCGCTGCGGCGGCTTCATCTATTCAACCGCCCTTCCGCCTTCGGTGATCGGCGCAGTTGACGCGGCCCTGGACATCGTCCCCCGAATGGAAGAGGAGCGGAAAAATCTCGCGGAAAACGCCCGATTTTTGAGGGAGTCGCTAAGCAGCCTGGGCTTTTCCACCGGGCCTTCCCAAAGCCAGATAGTGCCGGTGATAATCGGCGACGAGGCGGAAACCTTAAGCCTTTCAACCCATCTTTCCGAAAACGGCATCCTGGCCGTGGCCATTCGCCCGCCCACGGTGGAAAAGGGCAAAAGCCGTATAAGGCTTTCCCTTTGCGCCCTCCACACCCGCCAAATGGTTGAAAATCTCGTGTCGGTTTTCGCATCCTGGAAGCGGCCATGA